One window from the genome of Glycine soja cultivar W05 chromosome 12, ASM419377v2, whole genome shotgun sequence encodes:
- the LOC114379623 gene encoding uncharacterized protein LOC114379623, with product MTQMVLLRSPPVTRRRGRRGVGEVAGSATAECAAVCCCVPLTVMDMVVLATYKLPACLLKKAMHKRKRRLLQKKKKKTEALLDHGPVTADNAGPGPKLEDHLAKEVAEEKLEASRLEAEMWAQFNGTGFWRSASQRYQQQQTGES from the coding sequence ATGACGCAGATGGTCCTTCTGCGCTCGCCGCCGGTCACCCGCCGCAGGGGGAGGCGCGGCGTGGGCGAGGTTGCCGGCAGCGCGACGGCGGAGTGCGCGGCGGTGTGCTGCTGCGTGCCCCTCACCGTCATGGACATGGTCGTACTCGCCACCTACAAGCTCCCCGCGTGCCTCCTCAAGAAGGCAATGCACAAACGCAAGCGACGCCTTCtgcagaaaaaaaagaagaaaaccgAGGCGCTCTTGGATCACGGGCCCGTCACCGCAGACAATGCTGGGCCTGGGCCCAAACTGGAAGATCATCTTGCGAAGGAGGTCGCGGAGGAGAAGCTGGAGGCGTCGAGGTTGGAAGCGGAGATGTGGGCCCAGTTCAACGGGACCGGGTTCTGGAGAAGCGCTTCTCAGCgctaccaacaacaacaaactggtgaatcatga
- the LOC114380466 gene encoding kinesin-like protein KIN-12E, with protein MAFLSEAASAIKSRFGFHDHPSESLSLVQNTPDLFKSAVKDTLSQSSIVRNLSDWDDESVVGPSSAAVSSSQSFEFGEDPSFWKDHNVQVIIRMRPLSNSEISVQGYGKCVRQESSQAITWTGHPESRFTFDLVADENVSQENLFKVAGLPMVENCMGGYNSCMFAYGQTGSGKTHTMLGDIEGGTRRHSVNCGMTPRIFEHLFTRIQKEKEARRDEKLKFTCKCSFLEIYNEQILDLLDPSSNNLQIREDSKKGVYVENLKETEVTYAREVIQLLIQGAANRKVAATNMNRASSRSHSVFTCIIESQWESQGVTHFRYARLNLVDLAGSERQKSSGAEGERLKEATNINKSLSTLGLVIMNLVSISNGKSHHVPYRDSKLTFLLQDSLGGNSKTIIIANISPSICCSLETLSTLKFAQRAKFIKNNAIVNEDASGDVIAMRIQIQQLKKEVSRLRGLVGGGEIQDNDISVVSFPGSPGSFKWEGVQGSFSPLTSVKRISQKKDYDIALVGAFRREKDKEMELQALRDEIQASMKLVKQREDEIQSLKMRLRFREAGIKRLETVASEKISAETHLLKEKEEHLKEIEVLRAQVDRNNEATRFAMENLQLKEEIRRLKSFCMEGERERMSEQIMVLENKLLEALDWKFMHETDLKTNSDLMMEDVHNDGNLISKQESSPKSRWQSLLREENEFLKIQAIQNQAEMDTICKKLEVCLEEKEKLKSHVDDLMAKLEQEKCQTINEGKEQMDLPSTTDMPVINSNDQLELKAMVDAIASASQREAEAHETAIMLAKENDELKMKLKALIEDNSKLIELYEQAAAENNNRNVNKGEDGQEIGSKIDNGCYSLETTKEETELKGVVENLQHQLMEMNEENEKLLSLFERAMQERDEIKKTLSCFGHERVETKGDMDFPEKLVEVDGGERDSRVQTVSQEVQGRDESECEPSTSGSDMDIECGAHEQEQLLKDDNGADILVNSEKKYEVSDLSEAKLTEELNCATKKLERVDEHISDAVKTIASLGCAEKAMAQVDELSREIEVTEQDIQVKRQQFESLKLQLSEAQERRTIVNKKFSALKYSLSNFSSTYSYFEQREARARAVVNDLTSHLDQKKGELAALQASKQGLENAQKKNQECEVEIVKNIACIKSKLEEENRKREGEKVLFAVENTQNIGSALKNLHLNCKATELLKLEEEKTKLQAEMKISLEKLGVTRKELGNLNKKEANVESQIQAVQLEIKQCLRNTEEKELALQRVMKEKGMLLEFRDNGMSEIEHMIIELQQYVFDYDLKEAEIKILGEELQIDLIRAEELQTARIIAANNKNNVLSSISYSGMFEKLKEEMQNLRATIFDTKLLLEGISHAT; from the exons ATGGCGTTCCTATCTGAGGCTGCGAGTGCGATTAAGAGCAGGTTCGGGTTCCACGACCATCCCTCCGAATCGCTTTCGCTGGTTCAGAACACTCCGGATCTTTTCAAATCCGCCGTCAAAGACACTCTCTCGCAAAGCTCCATAGTCCGAAACCTAAGCGATTGGGACGACGAAAGTGTGGTCGGACCGAGTAGCGCCGCCGTTTCCTCATCTCAGAGCTTTGAATTCGGCGAGGACCCTTCCTTCTGGAAAGATCACAATGTACAG GTTATAATTAGAATGCGTCCTCTTAGCAACTCTGAAATATCGGTGCAAGGGTATGGAAAATGCGTTAGGCAAGAGAGTAGTCAGGCGATTACTTGGACTGGGCATCCCGAGTCGCGGTTTACTTTTGATCTTGTTGCTGACGAGAATGTTAGCCAG GAGAATCTCTTTAAAGTAGCTGGTTTGCCAATGGTAGAAAATTGCATGGGAGGCTACAACAGCTGCATGTTTGCTTATGGTCAA ACTGGAAGTGGGAAGACACACACCATGCTTGGTGACATTGAGGGGGGAACTAGAAGACACAGTGTCAACTGTGGGATGACACCAAGAATTTTTGAGCACTTATTTACTAGAATTCAAAAG GAAAAAGAGGCTCGAAGAGATGAAAAGTTAAAATTCACATGCAAATGTTCTTTCTTGGAGATATACAATGAACAGATCCTTGATCTTTTGGACCCATCATCTAACAATTTGCAG ATAAGAGAAGACAGTAAGAAAGGAGTTTATGTGGAAAATCTTAAGGAAACAGAAGTTACTTATGCTCGAGAAGTCATTCAACTACTTATTCAG GGAGCTGCAAACAGAAAGGTTGCTGCCACTAACATGAATCGTGCTAGCAGTCGTTCTCATAGTGTATTTACTTGCATCATTGAGAGTCAG TGGGAATCTCAAGGAGTGACTCACTTTCGGTATGCTCGACTTAATCTTGTTGATTTGGCTGGATCTGAGAG GCAGAAGAGTTCTGGTGCTGAAGGGGAACGCCTCAAGGAAGCCACTAATATCAACAAATCTCTTTCAACCTTAGG GCTTGTGATTATGAACCTAGTAAGCATATCTAATGGGAAGTCGCACCATGTTCCATACCGTGATTCAAAGCTTACATTTTTACTTCAG GATTCTCTTGGAGGGAATTCAAAAACAATCATAATTGCAAATATAAGCCCCTCCATTTG TTGTTCACTTGAGACATTAAGCACATTGAAGTTTGCACAACGCGCCAAATTTATTAAGAACAAT GCAATTGTAAACGAGGATGCATCTGGAGATGTCATTGCCATGAGAATTCAAATTCAACAACTTAAG AAAGAAGTATCCCGTTTGCGTGGTCTAGTTGGTGGAGGAGAAATTCAGGATAATGACATTTCAGTTGTCAGCTTCCCAGGTTCTCCTGGATCCTTTAAGTGGGAGGGTGTGCAAGGATCATTCAGTCCATTAACCTCTGTTAAAAGGATATCTcag AAAAAAGACTATGACATTGCCCTTGTTGGGGCCTTTAGAAGGGAAAAGGACAAAGAGATGGAATTACAGGCACTAAGAGATGAAATTCAAGCGTCCATGAAGCTg GTGAAACAAAGAGAAGATGAGATACAAAGTTTGAAGATGAGACTACGTTTTCGAGAAGCTGGAATAAAAAGATTAGAAACAGTTGCTTCTGAGAAGATCTCAGCGGAGACACACTtgctaaaagaaaaagaggagcACTTGAAGGAAATTGAGGTCTTGCGGGCCCAGGTGGATCGGAATAATGAAGCAACTAGATTTGCTATGGAAAATTTGCAGCTAAAAGAAGAAATTAGAAG GTTAAAGTCATTTTGTATGGAAGGTGAACGAGAACGGATGAGTGAACAAATCATGGTATTGGAAAACAAG TTGTTGGAAGCACTAGATTGGAAATTTATGCATGAAACAGATCTG AAAACAAATTCTGATTTGATGATGGAAGATGTACATAATGATGGTAATCTCATCTCCAAACAG gAGTCAAGTCCAAAATCACGATGGCAGTCTTTGCTTAGGGAGGAAAATGAGTTTCTCAAGATTCAG GCTATACAAAACCAGGCAGAAATGGATACAATTTGCAAAAAGCTAGAGGTTTGccttgaagagaaagaaaaattaaaaag CCATGTTGATGATTTGATGGCAAAATTAGAACAAGAGAAATGCCAAACAATTAATGAAGGAAAGGAACAAATGGATCTTCCATCAACAACTGATATGCCTGTCATTAACAGCAATGACCAACTGGAGTTGAAAGCAATGGTTGATGCTATAGCTTCAGCTAGTCAAAGAGAAGCAGAGGCTCATGAGACAGCAATTATGCTGGCAAAGGAGAATGATGAACTCAAGATGAAACTTAAAGCCTTGATTGAGGATAATAGTAAACTAATTGAATTGTATGAACAAGCTGCTGCTGAGAACAATAATAGAAATGTTAATAAAGGGGAGGATGGTCAAGAAATTGGTTCCAAGATTGACAATGGTTGCTATTCTCTTGAAACAACAAAAGAGGAGACTGAGTTGAAAGGAGTGGTTGAGAATCTCCAGCATCAGTTAATGgaaatgaatgaagaaaatgaaaagctgTTGAGTTTGTTTGAAAGAGCCATGCAGGAGAgggatgaaataaaaaaaactctttcaTGTTTTGGACATGAAAGAGTTGAAACCAAAGGAGATATGGACTTCCCAGAGAAGCTTGTTGAAGTTGATGGTGGGGAAAGAGACTCAAGAGTACAAACTGTTTCCCAGGAAGTGCAGGGTAGAGatgaaagtgaatgtgaaccttctACATCTGGATCTGATATGGACATCGAGTGTGGTGCTCATGAACAGGAACAGCTTTTAAAGGATGACAATGGGGCTGATATACTGGTCAACTCTGAGAAGAAATATGAGGTATCTGATCTCAGCGAAGCAAAGTTAACAGAGGAATTAAATTGTGCTACAAAGAAGCTTGAAAGAGTTGATGAACATATCTCAGATGCGGTCAAGACTATAGCTTCACTTGGTTGTGCTGAAAAAGCAATGGCCCAGGTTGATGAGCTCTCTAGAGAAATTGAGGTCACAGAACAAGATATTCAGGTCAAGCGTCAGCAGTTTGAATCCTTGAAACTTCAGCTTTCTGAAGCACAGGAAAGAAGAACAATAGTCAACAAAAAGTTCTCTGCACTCAAATATTCATTATCAAACTTCTCCTCAACATATTCTTACTTTGAGCAACGGGAAGCAAGGGCAAGAGCAGTGGTGAACGACTTGACATCTCATCTTGACCAAAAGAAAGGTGAATTGGCTGCTCTTCAAGCTTCCAAACAGGGACTGGAGAATGCTCAAAAGAAGAACCAAGAATGTGAAGTTGAAATAGTGAAAAATATTGCATGCATCAAATCGAAATTGGAGGAAGAGAATCGCAAGCGTGAAGGTGAAAAGGTTCTATTTGCAGTTGAAAACACACAGAATATTGGTTCCGCACTGAAAAATTTGCATCTTAATTGTAAAGCTACCGAGTTACTTAAGTTAGAGGAAGAGAAAACAAAACTGCAAGCAGAGATGAAGATCTCTCTAGAAAAACTCGGGGTTACAAGAAAGGAACTGGGGAATCTAAACAAGAAGGAGGCAAATGTAGAGAGCCAGATACAAGCTGTTCAACTGGAAATAAAGCAATGTTTGAGGAACACAGAGGAGAAGGAGCTTGCACTTCAACGTGTGATGAAAGAAAAAGGGATGCTCTTGGAGTTTAGAGATAATGGTATGTCTGAAATTGAGCATATGATCATTGAACTCCAGCAATATGTGTTTGACTATGATCTAAAGGAGGCTGAAATAAAGATTCTAGGAGAAGAATTGCAAATAGATTTGATAAGAGCCGAAGAGTTACAGACAGCCAGGATCATTGCTgccaacaacaagaacaatgtcctttcttctatttcttattCGGGCATGTTTGAGAAGCTGAAGGAGGAGATGCAAAACCTGCGGGCAACAATTTTCGATACAAAATTGTTGCTGGAAGGCATTTCCCATGCTACCTAA
- the LOC114378488 gene encoding rRNA-processing protein FCF1 homolog: MGKAKKGPKFAVMKKIVTSKAIKSYKEEVLNPEKKNLMKEKLPRNVPTHSSALFFQYNTALGPPYRVLVDTNFINFSIQNKLDLEKGMMDCLYAKCTPCITDCVMAELEKLGQKYRVALRIAKDPRFERILCTHKGTYADDCLVERVTQHKCYIVATCDRDLKRRIRKIPGVPIMYITKRKYSIERLPEATIGGAPRI; this comes from the exons ATGGGTAAAGCTAAAAAGGGACCAAAGTTTGCTGTTATGAAGAAGATTGTTACTTCCAAAGCAATCAAAAG CTACAAAGAAGAGGTTTTGAACCCAGAAAAGAAGAATCTTATGAAGGAAAAGTTACCCAGAAATGT TCCAACTCATTCTTCAGCACTTTTCTTTCAATACAATACTGCACTGGGACCCCCTTATCGTGTTTTGGTGGACACCAACTTCATCAATTTCTCAATCCAGAATAAA TTGGATCTGGAGAAAGGGATGATGGACTGCTTATATGCTAAAT GCACCCCTTGTATTACGGACTGTGTGATGGCAGAACTCGAGAAATTAGGGCAAAAATATCGTGTAGCTCTAAG GATTGCCAAGGATCCTCGATTTGAGAGAATACTATGTACTCATAAAGGGACCTATGCTGATGACTGCCTTGTTGAGAGAGTTACTCAG CACAAGTGCTACATTGTTGCAACATGTGATCGGGACTTGAAGAGGAGAATTCGGAAG ATTCCCGGTGTTCCAATAATGTACATCACCAAACGCAAGTACTCAATTGAGCGATTGCCTGAAGCAACAATTGGTGGAG CACCAAGAATTTGA